A genomic window from Flintibacter sp. KGMB00164 includes:
- a CDS encoding DNA cytosine methyltransferase, producing MNAISLFSGAGGMDIGFERAGVSILWANEFNSDAVETYRANHPHTYVEHADIREAKKDLYKYSSKDIQLVFGGPPCQGFSVAGKMDPTDERSTMIWEFFDVVEMVSPQFFVMENVKALGELARWKQVRNKIFDRAKELGYYCFSRILNAADFGVPQKRERVFFIGVRSSNINIENAFDSIIESKKKPRLTLRDCLLSVGVAGTPENPLSCTAKISLATNPVIRKSPYAGMLFNGMGRPLDFEGQANTLPASMGGNKTPIVDERLLHDPSAENWVEKYHESLVNNSLNQEVSVPSFLRRLTIKEAAAIQTFPPDYIFLGGKSSIYRQIGNAVPCNLAQCVAETVIELESQIK from the coding sequence GTGAACGCAATATCTCTTTTTTCGGGTGCCGGGGGAATGGATATCGGTTTTGAAAGGGCTGGTGTATCCATACTTTGGGCGAACGAGTTTAATTCTGATGCCGTAGAAACGTATAGAGCAAATCACCCACATACCTATGTGGAACATGCTGATATTCGAGAGGCAAAGAAAGACCTCTATAAATATAGTAGTAAAGATATTCAATTGGTATTTGGTGGCCCCCCATGTCAAGGCTTTTCGGTGGCAGGAAAAATGGATCCAACCGATGAACGCAGCACAATGATCTGGGAATTTTTTGATGTCGTTGAGATGGTATCTCCCCAGTTTTTTGTGATGGAGAATGTCAAAGCTCTTGGTGAACTGGCTCGCTGGAAACAGGTACGAAATAAAATTTTTGATCGTGCAAAAGAATTAGGGTATTACTGCTTTAGCAGAATATTGAATGCTGCTGATTTTGGAGTTCCACAAAAAAGAGAACGCGTCTTTTTTATTGGAGTACGTAGCAGTAATATTAACATCGAGAATGCTTTTGATTCTATTATTGAAAGCAAAAAGAAACCAAGATTGACATTAAGAGATTGCCTTCTAAGTGTTGGTGTTGCAGGAACTCCCGAAAATCCGCTTTCTTGTACAGCGAAAATCTCTTTGGCCACAAATCCAGTTATTAGAAAATCCCCATATGCAGGGATGCTTTTCAACGGAATGGGAAGACCTCTCGATTTTGAAGGGCAGGCTAATACATTGCCTGCCTCAATGGGCGGAAACAAGACCCCTATTGTAGATGAAAGGTTACTCCATGATCCTTCTGCTGAAAATTGGGTTGAAAAATACCATGAATCTTTGGTAAATAATTCTCTAAATCAAGAAGTATCGGTGCCCTCTTTCTTGCGACGTCTTACAATTAAGGAAGCTGCTGCAATACAGACTTTTCCTCCAGATTATATATTTCTAGGGGGAAAGTCATCCATCTATCGACAAATTGGAAATGCTGTTCCGTGCAATTTGGCCCAATGTGTTGCAGAAACAGTTATCGAGTTAGAAAGCCAAATCAAATAA
- a CDS encoding relaxase/mobilization nuclease domain-containing protein gives MAVTKTHPIKSTLKAAIDYICNPDKTDGKLLVSSFGCTAETADIEFEWTRRHSIDKGTHLGRHLIQAFEPGEVSPEEAHEIGMQLAKEILGGKYEFVLTTHIDKGHIHNHLIFNAVSFTDHKHYHSNKRSYHEIRRVSDRLCREHGLSVIVPGRDKGKSYIEHQAAQNGTSYKAKLKAVIDRLIPVSSSLEDLLARLQREGYEIKRGKYISARAPDQERFTRLKTLGSDYTEEAITSRIAGGPRPSRQPRQRSGKVSLLIDIQNNIKAQQSAGYQRWATIENLKRAAATMNFLTEHGISTYEELVERCDAVAATSIRTRESLRNVEQQITDLALLGKQIDTYRKLKPVYDRYKASKDKEKFLRGFESEIILFEAAAREIKKVGLARLPSAEKLKAELDGLAARKTALQTELRKIQREEKDYDALRRNVDAVLDISMEQVWRHRLDNSIE, from the coding sequence ATGGCAGTTACAAAGACGCATCCTATTAAGTCAACGCTGAAAGCGGCCATTGACTATATCTGCAATCCCGACAAGACGGACGGAAAGCTGCTGGTGTCCTCCTTTGGCTGCACTGCCGAGACCGCCGACATTGAATTTGAATGGACACGCCGCCATTCCATCGACAAGGGCACACACCTGGGCCGCCACCTGATCCAAGCTTTTGAACCTGGGGAGGTGTCGCCAGAGGAAGCCCATGAGATCGGGATGCAGTTGGCAAAAGAAATATTGGGTGGCAAGTACGAGTTTGTACTTACCACCCATATTGATAAAGGGCATATTCACAATCATCTGATCTTCAATGCGGTCAGCTTCACCGACCACAAGCACTACCACTCCAACAAGCGCAGCTACCATGAGATACGCCGGGTCAGTGATCGGCTGTGCAGAGAACACGGCTTGTCCGTCATCGTCCCTGGCCGGGATAAGGGCAAGAGTTACATCGAGCATCAGGCCGCGCAGAACGGCACCAGTTACAAGGCAAAGCTGAAAGCCGTCATCGATCGGCTAATCCCCGTGTCCTCTAGCCTGGAAGATTTGCTTGCCCGGTTGCAGCGGGAAGGATACGAGATCAAGCGGGGAAAGTATATTTCCGCCAGGGCACCGGACCAAGAGCGGTTTACCCGGCTCAAAACCCTGGGCTCCGATTACACGGAAGAAGCTATTACCTCTCGTATCGCCGGAGGGCCCCGCCCCTCCAGGCAGCCCCGGCAGCGCAGTGGGAAGGTCAGCCTGCTCATTGATATTCAGAACAATATCAAGGCCCAGCAGAGCGCCGGATACCAGCGGTGGGCAACCATTGAGAATCTGAAACGGGCGGCCGCCACCATGAACTTTCTCACTGAACATGGCATCAGCACCTATGAGGAATTAGTGGAACGGTGCGATGCCGTTGCCGCTACCTCCATCCGCACAAGGGAGAGCTTGCGGAATGTGGAACAGCAGATCACCGACCTTGCCCTCCTGGGAAAGCAGATCGACACTTATCGCAAGCTGAAACCTGTCTATGACCGATACAAGGCATCAAAGGACAAGGAAAAATTCCTGCGTGGTTTTGAGAGCGAGATCATCTTATTCGAGGCGGCAGCCAGGGAGATCAAGAAAGTCGGACTCGCCAGACTTCCTTCAGCCGAAAAGCTGAAAGCAGAACTGGACGGACTCGCCGCCCGCAAGACCGCCCTGCAAACGGAACTTCGGAAGATACAGCGGGAGGAAAAGGATTACGATGCCCTCCGTAGGAATGTGGATGCTGTTCTTGATATTTCGATGGAACAAGTTTGGAGACATCGACTAGATAATAGCATAGAGTAA
- the mobC gene encoding plasmid mobilization relaxosome protein MobC, with amino-acid sequence MAKRKRPIILRCPVTAEERNLIEQKMAQLHTKRIGAYLRKMAIDGYIIYVDTRDIKEMNKLLSAIGRNINQIAKRVNAGGPTYQADMEEIRERLDQIWQLQRRILLSQR; translated from the coding sequence ATGGCAAAGCGCAAACGCCCCATCATCCTGCGCTGCCCGGTAACAGCGGAAGAACGCAACCTAATTGAGCAGAAGATGGCCCAGCTCCATACAAAGCGGATCGGCGCCTACCTGCGGAAGATGGCGATTGACGGATATATCATCTATGTGGACACCAGGGATATCAAGGAGATGAACAAGCTCCTGTCCGCCATTGGCCGGAACATCAATCAGATCGCCAAGCGAGTCAATGCCGGAGGCCCCACCTATCAGGCCGATATGGAGGAAATCCGGGAAAGGCTGGATCAGATATGGCAGTTACAAAGACGCATCCTATTAAGTCAACGCTGA
- a CDS encoding helix-turn-helix transcriptional regulator: protein MANIEDCPGFETFGADVKAARSAKHLSRRTLAEIVNIDSRYLANIENEGTIPSLPVIIQLIKVCGLPVERYFNPEIMREESAQRQRISHKLKLCPEQYLTVIEGALDGALKTEKSADETEGA, encoded by the coding sequence ATGGCGAACATTGAAGATTGCCCCGGTTTTGAAACTTTCGGTGCCGATGTAAAAGCCGCACGGAGCGCAAAGCATCTGTCGCGCAGGACATTGGCGGAGATCGTCAACATCGACTCCCGGTATCTCGCAAATATCGAGAACGAGGGTACGATCCCTAGCTTGCCGGTTATCATACAGCTTATCAAAGTGTGCGGACTTCCCGTGGAACGGTACTTCAATCCAGAGATCATGCGGGAGGAAAGCGCGCAGCGGCAGCGTATCAGCCATAAACTGAAACTTTGTCCAGAGCAGTATTTGACCGTCATCGAGGGGGCGCTTGACGGGGCGCTGAAAACTGAAAAATCAGCAGATGAAACAGAGGGTGCGTGA
- a CDS encoding PadR family transcriptional regulator encodes MATIDLIVLGMLKKEPMSAYDIQKLVEYRNISKWVKISTPSIYKKAIQLEEKGLIRGEVVKEGKMPEKAIYSLTEAGESEFERLMFEISSKPINIFLDFNAVIVNLDSLPAEKQRACLAEIQENIDTLKAYLEQNIKEKEHEPSIPATGMAVLHQQYVLAEAIQTWINSLTKQ; translated from the coding sequence ATGGCTACCATTGATTTGATTGTTCTTGGAATGTTAAAAAAAGAGCCGATGAGTGCCTATGATATACAGAAACTGGTGGAATACAGGAACATCTCTAAATGGGTAAAAATCAGCACTCCATCTATCTATAAAAAGGCAATTCAGTTAGAAGAAAAAGGGCTAATCCGGGGCGAAGTTGTCAAAGAAGGCAAGATGCCGGAAAAGGCAATTTACTCTCTGACCGAAGCTGGAGAATCTGAATTTGAACGGCTTATGTTTGAAATCTCTTCAAAGCCAATAAACATTTTCTTGGACTTCAATGCTGTTATTGTGAATCTGGATTCTTTACCGGCCGAAAAGCAGCGAGCGTGCCTTGCAGAGATTCAGGAGAATATTGATACTTTGAAAGCTTACCTGGAGCAAAACATAAAAGAGAAGGAACACGAACCCAGTATTCCGGCAACAGGTATGGCCGTATTACATCAGCAATATGTATTGGCAGAAGCAATCCAGACATGGATCAATTCTTTGACAAAACAATAA
- a CDS encoding MATE family efflux transporter, which produces MSERNNKLELLGSAPIPKALMALGIPIMIGMLINALYNLVDAYFVGGLGESQMGAISVVFPLGQVVVGLGLMFGNGAASYLSRLLGRGDKDTANRVASTALYSSILIGAIIILFSTIFLKPILAMLGATETIMPYALTYARIYVLSCIFNVFNVTMNNIVSSEGAAKTTMCALLLGAVLNIGLDPLFIYALNTGVAGAAIATAISQMVSTLVYLTYVLRKKSAFSFSVKVFSPTGQMMAEILKIGIPTLVFQLLTSLSIALINRASGDYGDSVIAGMGAVTRITSMGTLVVFGFLKGFQPIAGFSYGAKKFDRLREAIKTSIIWSTSFCLVVGLVMAVFSTQIISQFTEGDTQMILAGQKSLFANGLTFILFGFYTVYSSLFLALGKGAAGFFLGACRQGICFIPVILLLPMVWGMNGILYAQPIADVISVVITVVMALHLHRELSRAEKQIMSNSEM; this is translated from the coding sequence ATGAGTGAACGCAACAACAAACTTGAGCTTTTGGGCAGTGCGCCGATTCCCAAAGCTCTGATGGCTCTCGGCATACCGATTATGATTGGGATGTTGATCAATGCACTCTATAATCTGGTAGATGCCTATTTTGTGGGTGGCCTAGGCGAAAGTCAAATGGGTGCTATTTCCGTCGTGTTTCCCTTGGGACAAGTTGTGGTTGGTTTGGGCCTTATGTTCGGTAACGGAGCCGCATCCTATCTGTCAAGACTACTGGGGCGCGGAGATAAAGATACCGCCAATAGGGTGGCAAGCACCGCACTATACAGCAGTATTCTGATTGGCGCCATTATCATTCTGTTTTCTACGATTTTCCTCAAACCAATTTTGGCGATGTTGGGCGCAACAGAAACGATTATGCCGTATGCCCTGACATACGCAAGAATTTATGTGCTGTCCTGTATTTTCAACGTGTTTAATGTAACAATGAACAACATTGTAAGCAGCGAGGGTGCCGCAAAGACGACCATGTGCGCCTTGCTGCTGGGAGCCGTATTGAACATCGGATTGGACCCTCTTTTCATTTACGCTTTGAACACGGGGGTAGCAGGTGCAGCAATTGCCACAGCAATTTCGCAAATGGTATCCACACTTGTTTATCTAACCTATGTTCTTCGCAAAAAAAGCGCATTTTCCTTCAGTGTAAAAGTGTTTTCTCCTACGGGACAAATGATGGCGGAAATTTTGAAAATTGGAATTCCCACTTTAGTGTTCCAACTGCTGACAAGTCTTTCGATTGCGCTGATTAACCGTGCATCTGGTGATTATGGCGATTCGGTCATTGCAGGCATGGGGGCAGTCACGCGAATTACTTCTATGGGAACGCTTGTTGTCTTTGGATTTTTGAAAGGGTTTCAGCCTATTGCCGGATTCAGCTATGGGGCAAAGAAGTTTGATCGCCTGCGCGAAGCAATCAAAACCTCAATCATTTGGTCTACAAGTTTCTGCTTAGTCGTGGGCTTGGTGATGGCCGTTTTCTCCACGCAGATTATCTCTCAATTTACCGAGGGAGATACTCAAATGATTTTAGCCGGTCAAAAATCTCTGTTTGCGAACGGCCTTACATTCATTCTTTTCGGTTTCTACACGGTATACTCCTCTCTGTTTCTTGCTCTGGGCAAGGGGGCGGCAGGTTTCTTTTTGGGAGCATGCAGACAAGGCATCTGCTTTATTCCTGTCATTTTGCTGCTGCCTATGGTATGGGGAATGAACGGAATCCTATATGCCCAACCCATCGCAGATGTAATTTCCGTAGTAATCACTGTGGTTATGGCGTTGCACCTTCATCGGGAATTATCCAGGGCTGAAAAACAGATTATGTCCAATTCGGAAATGTAA
- a CDS encoding PadR family transcriptional regulator, with the protein MSSIDLVILGIVLEKPQSAYDIQKDVEYHHFSRWTKISVPSIYRKVLQLSEKGYLQSDIVKGDKFADKVIYSITDQGRAYFKELMASCATGPVPLLFDFNVVITNLNKMDKAEALELVSALRRSIQSSAESNEGYAREFADIPLVGRTIFEQQQLLYHALLEWLDHFEGQFLEE; encoded by the coding sequence ATGTCGTCAATCGATTTAGTCATACTTGGTATTGTATTGGAAAAACCGCAAAGCGCCTATGACATTCAAAAGGATGTTGAGTACCACCATTTTTCCCGCTGGACAAAAATAAGCGTACCCTCTATTTATCGGAAAGTACTCCAGTTGAGCGAGAAGGGTTATCTGCAAAGCGATATTGTCAAGGGCGATAAGTTTGCGGATAAGGTCATTTATTCCATTACCGATCAGGGCAGAGCGTATTTCAAGGAGCTGATGGCCTCTTGCGCCACTGGCCCGGTGCCCCTGTTATTCGATTTCAATGTGGTCATTACCAATCTGAACAAGATGGATAAAGCCGAAGCGTTGGAGCTGGTTTCGGCTTTGCGCCGGAGCATACAGTCCTCGGCCGAATCGAACGAGGGCTATGCGCGGGAATTCGCAGACATTCCCTTGGTTGGGAGAACGATTTTTGAGCAGCAGCAGCTTCTCTATCACGCTCTTCTGGAATGGCTGGATCACTTTGAAGGGCAGTTCTTGGAAGAATGA
- a CDS encoding YjdF family protein — protein sequence MSAGPQSSLTILFEAPFWIGLYERTDNGKYEVCKITFGSEPKDYEVYEFLLKNWNKLKFSPPIQAEVAIERKINPKRMQREIQSQLQDKGIGTKAQQALKLQHEQCKLERKAKSREQKEAEKDRQFAIRQEKKKAKHRGR from the coding sequence ATGAGTGCAGGCCCTCAAAGCAGTTTGACCATCCTGTTTGAAGCTCCGTTTTGGATCGGTCTATATGAAAGAACGGATAATGGCAAGTACGAGGTATGCAAAATCACTTTTGGTTCGGAACCCAAAGATTATGAGGTCTATGAGTTTTTGCTGAAGAATTGGAATAAGCTGAAATTCAGTCCTCCGATCCAGGCCGAAGTAGCCATAGAGCGAAAAATTAATCCCAAACGTATGCAGCGCGAAATTCAAAGCCAACTGCAGGATAAAGGCATTGGGACAAAGGCGCAGCAGGCGTTGAAACTCCAGCATGAGCAATGTAAGCTGGAACGGAAAGCCAAGAGCCGTGAGCAGAAAGAGGCGGAGAAAGACCGCCAGTTTGCCATACGTCAGGAAAAGAAGAAAGCCAAGCACAGAGGAAGATAA
- a CDS encoding cysteine-rich KTR domain-containing protein yields MKIEWILCPFCGSKTRLKIRDDTVLENFPLYCPKCKHETLIAVRQLNLSIIQEPDAKTQSR; encoded by the coding sequence ATGAAGATAGAATGGATTTTATGCCCCTTTTGCGGCAGCAAAACGCGATTGAAAATCCGCGATGATACAGTTCTGGAAAACTTTCCGCTGTATTGCCCGAAGTGCAAACATGAAACCTTGATTGCGGTAAGACAACTGAATCTATCCATCATCCAAGAGCCAGACGCTAAGACGCAGAGCCGATAA
- a CDS encoding sigma-70 family RNA polymerase sigma factor, whose amino-acid sequence MESNPRDYGEQCRFDAFCKKVLRNEARAYLRNMKRQREREAFFSDLSQAELDKLCVMDRYPSDSIVFSSHGYDLHIDNELVAEAFSTLPQMEQSILILHCTLDLADGEIGNLVGMSRSAVQRHRTRALQELREALSALMPKGG is encoded by the coding sequence ATGGAATCTAACCCCCGCGACTATGGCGAGCAATGCCGGTTCGATGCTTTTTGCAAGAAGGTATTGCGAAACGAGGCCAGAGCCTACCTGCGGAACATGAAACGCCAGAGAGAGCGTGAAGCCTTCTTTAGCGACTTGTCCCAGGCGGAACTGGACAAGCTCTGCGTCATGGATCGTTACCCCAGCGACAGCATTGTGTTCTCGTCGCACGGCTACGATCTACATATCGACAACGAGCTTGTGGCCGAGGCTTTCTCTACTTTGCCGCAGATGGAGCAGAGCATTTTGATTTTGCACTGCACCCTGGACCTGGCAGACGGTGAGATCGGCAATCTCGTTGGGATGTCCCGGAGCGCCGTTCAGCGGCACCGGACGAGGGCGCTGCAGGAGCTGCGCGAAGCATTGTCGGCGCTGATGCCGAAAGGAGGCTGA
- a CDS encoding helix-turn-helix domain-containing protein — translation MSEIQNGTEKRPLECRTYTVNDIAMILGVSQARAYSLVREDLFKSVRIGNAIRISKRSFDHWLESLDL, via the coding sequence GTGTCAGAGATTCAGAACGGTACGGAGAAAAGGCCTTTGGAGTGCCGCACCTATACGGTCAATGACATTGCCATGATTTTAGGTGTCAGCCAAGCACGGGCATATAGCCTTGTGCGTGAGGACCTTTTCAAAAGCGTACGAATTGGCAACGCCATACGGATTTCCAAGCGGTCGTTCGACCACTGGCTGGAGTCACTTGACTTGTGA
- a CDS encoding site-specific integrase, with amino-acid sequence MASIIKRKKNYSIVYTYVDENGETKQKWETRSSYQDALKRKAEVENQKTTRSFLPPSNQSISEFLLDFVSLYGEKRWGVSMYDSQNSLIANYINPIIGDMKVQDITPRVVDKYIQTLQKTPAVNTKNHHAKTEFVTNATIDKIIKLLRCAFKQAVRWELVPKNPFDNVILPKVEHKKRDIWTADMIRTALDQCTDGKLYVAMNLAFACSMRMGEIMGLTWSNVHISDEEIAADNAYVYIDKELARASKRAIEMLGHRDVYYVFPPLFANTSTRIILKKPKTDSSIRKVWLPKTLAYILLEWKKSQDELKEMLRDEYQDYDLVVALPNGRPCEDRVLLKEFEKLREKAGLPKVVFHSLRHSSTTYKLKLNHGDLKATQGDTGHAQIDMITSVYAHILDEDRKVNAQKFEDAFYASANPDLRTVRPPAKTRGPKEPESVSLDLEALVEQLRKSPELANTLAALLASAPSGK; translated from the coding sequence ATGGCATCCATTATCAAAAGAAAGAAAAACTATTCCATCGTCTACACCTATGTGGACGAGAACGGCGAGACCAAGCAGAAGTGGGAGACCCGCTCCAGCTATCAGGACGCATTGAAGCGCAAGGCGGAGGTGGAGAATCAGAAAACCACCCGGTCTTTTCTCCCGCCCAGCAATCAAAGCATCTCGGAGTTTCTGCTGGACTTCGTCTCCCTCTACGGCGAAAAGCGGTGGGGGGTGTCCATGTATGACAGCCAAAACTCCCTGATCGCTAACTACATCAACCCCATCATCGGGGATATGAAAGTGCAGGACATCACGCCCCGAGTGGTGGACAAGTACATCCAAACCTTGCAGAAAACCCCTGCGGTGAACACCAAGAACCACCATGCCAAAACGGAGTTCGTGACCAACGCCACCATTGACAAGATTATTAAACTCCTCCGCTGCGCTTTCAAGCAGGCGGTCCGATGGGAGCTGGTTCCAAAGAACCCCTTCGATAATGTGATCCTGCCCAAAGTGGAACATAAAAAGCGGGACATCTGGACTGCCGATATGATCCGCACCGCACTGGATCAGTGTACGGACGGAAAACTCTATGTGGCGATGAATCTGGCCTTTGCTTGTTCCATGCGCATGGGCGAGATCATGGGCCTGACCTGGAGCAATGTCCACATCTCCGATGAAGAAATTGCTGCCGACAACGCCTATGTCTATATCGACAAGGAGCTGGCGAGGGCCTCCAAGCGGGCCATTGAGATGCTGGGGCACAGGGATGTTTACTATGTGTTCCCGCCCTTGTTTGCCAACACCAGCACCCGGATCATCCTGAAGAAGCCCAAGACCGACTCCAGCATCCGCAAAGTGTGGCTGCCCAAGACCCTGGCCTACATTCTGCTGGAATGGAAGAAGTCCCAGGACGAGCTGAAAGAGATGCTCCGGGACGAGTATCAGGACTACGACCTGGTGGTGGCGCTGCCCAACGGGCGACCCTGTGAGGACCGGGTGCTCCTGAAGGAGTTTGAAAAGCTGCGGGAGAAGGCGGGGCTGCCTAAAGTGGTCTTTCACTCTCTCCGCCATTCCAGCACCACCTACAAGCTGAAACTCAACCACGGCGACCTGAAGGCCACCCAGGGCGACACGGGCCACGCCCAGATTGACATGATCACCAGCGTGTATGCCCACATTCTGGACGAGGACCGGAAAGTGAACGCCCAGAAGTTCGAGGACGCCTTCTACGCCAGCGCCAATCCCGACCTGCGGACGGTGCGCCCTCCGGCAAAAACCAGGGGACCGAAGGAGCCGGAGAGCGTGTCGCTGGACCTGGAGGCCCTGGTGGAACAGCTCCGCAAGTCGCCGGAACTGGCCAACACACTGGCCGCATTGCTGGCGTCGGCCCCATCCGGAAAATAG
- a CDS encoding LytTR family DNA-binding domain-containing protein, which translates to MQVEVKLDPERKEIGIVVLAPAPSPELDELVRRLEAEQLSPLRAWREDTMTLLPQSQLVRCYAQDKRVYATVDGGAVYLLRERLYELEEQLDRGKFVRISNGEIINLDKVTAVDLSLTGTIRMTLGEAGYAYVSRRYVKKIKETLQLERRRTR; encoded by the coding sequence ATGCAGGTGGAAGTGAAGCTGGACCCGGAGCGCAAGGAGATCGGGATCGTGGTGCTGGCGCCCGCTCCCTCGCCGGAGCTGGACGAGCTGGTGCGGCGGCTGGAGGCGGAACAGCTCTCCCCCCTGCGGGCCTGGCGGGAGGACACCATGACCCTGCTACCCCAGAGCCAACTGGTGCGCTGCTACGCCCAGGACAAGCGGGTGTATGCCACGGTGGACGGCGGGGCGGTCTATCTGCTGCGGGAGCGGCTGTATGAGCTGGAGGAGCAGCTGGACCGGGGAAAATTTGTGCGCATCTCCAACGGAGAGATCATCAATCTGGACAAGGTGACGGCGGTGGATCTGTCCCTCACCGGCACCATCCGCATGACCCTGGGAGAGGCAGGATACGCCTATGTGTCCCGGCGGTATGTGAAGAAAATCAAAGAGACCTTACAGCTGGAGAGGAGGCGGACACGATGA
- a CDS encoding DUF3021 family protein, with amino-acid sequence MKQETRALLVRILLGSALGLLVGIIWIPYVIHSRESSFLAVLACVGLGAMAGLATQPFADSGRALLLHSMGHFVCTAAFFALLVVELNMAKDIRGVLFWESLLLLLYLLIWLGRWTGWYLEVAQLRELLGLDPGPTPLKWRETLPYLPFVLLLCTALPLGLRGIERAAGVDLPALTGLVYPYLILPVASLCAGLSLGKRQGVCPLFPIACFVCYLPLVYLLFNESALFHCFMTAIPALAGNILGALWRENRTKRNAGKEDLP; translated from the coding sequence ATGAAACAAGAGACACGGGCACTGCTGGTGCGCATCCTTTTGGGCAGTGCACTGGGACTGTTGGTGGGGATCATCTGGATTCCCTATGTGATACACAGCCGGGAGAGCTCATTTCTGGCGGTATTGGCCTGTGTAGGCCTTGGTGCCATGGCGGGACTGGCCACCCAGCCCTTTGCGGACAGCGGCCGTGCGCTGCTGCTCCATTCTATGGGCCATTTTGTATGCACCGCCGCCTTTTTTGCCCTGTTGGTAGTAGAGCTGAATATGGCCAAGGACATACGCGGCGTGCTGTTCTGGGAAAGCCTGCTGCTTTTGCTGTACCTGCTCATCTGGCTGGGCCGCTGGACGGGGTGGTATTTGGAGGTGGCTCAGCTGCGGGAGCTGCTGGGCCTGGACCCCGGGCCAACTCCCCTCAAGTGGCGGGAGACTCTGCCCTATCTCCCCTTTGTCCTTTTGCTGTGCACCGCCCTTCCGCTGGGGCTGCGCGGGATCGAGCGGGCGGCGGGAGTTGACTTGCCCGCCCTCACCGGGCTTGTGTACCCCTACCTCATTTTGCCCGTCGCCAGCCTGTGCGCTGGGCTGTCCCTGGGTAAGCGCCAGGGGGTATGTCCCCTGTTCCCCATTGCCTGCTTTGTGTGCTATCTGCCCTTGGTATACCTGCTGTTTAACGAAAGCGCCCTGTTTCACTGCTTTATGACCGCCATCCCCGCTCTGGCAGGCAATATTCTGGGGGCGCTGTGGCGTGAAAACCGCACAAAACGCAACGCTGGGAAGGAGGACCTTCCATGA
- the thiE gene encoding thiamine phosphate synthase has translation MNPVDLKLYLVTDSGYYDEKRFLDMVEKACRGGVTLLQLREKNRGGREYLRLAQAVKEITDPAGVPLIIDDRVDVALACGAAGVHVGQTDLPVWAARQLIGPDKIVGATAKTVPQALEAYEQGADYLGVGALFPTETKVNTVLTSIDTLKDIVKAVPIGVVGIGGLDESNVDILTGSGAQGGAVVRAIVKAQDPEQAARRLREKLDAILK, from the coding sequence ATGAACCCTGTGGATCTGAAGCTGTACCTGGTGACGGACAGCGGCTACTACGACGAGAAGCGGTTTTTGGACATGGTGGAGAAGGCCTGCCGGGGCGGCGTGACCCTCTTGCAGCTGCGGGAGAAGAACCGGGGCGGCCGGGAGTACCTGCGCCTGGCCCAGGCGGTGAAGGAGATCACTGACCCGGCGGGGGTGCCTCTCATCATCGACGACCGGGTAGACGTAGCCCTGGCCTGCGGCGCGGCGGGCGTCCACGTGGGCCAGACCGACCTGCCTGTTTGGGCGGCCCGGCAGCTGATAGGCCCGGACAAGATCGTGGGTGCTACCGCCAAAACGGTGCCCCAGGCTCTGGAGGCCTATGAGCAGGGGGCGGACTACCTGGGCGTGGGAGCGCTGTTTCCCACCGAGACCAAGGTGAACACCGTCCTCACCTCCATCGATACCCTGAAAGACATCGTCAAGGCGGTGCCCATCGGCGTAGTGGGCATCGGCGGTCTGGATGAGAGCAACGTGGACATCCTCACCGGCAGCGGCGCTCAGGGCGGCGCGGTGGTGCGGGCCATCGTCAAGGCCCAGGACCCCGAGCAGGCGGCCCGCCGTCTGCGGGAAAAGCTGGATGCCATTCTGAAATAA